From Vibrio aerogenes, a single genomic window includes:
- a CDS encoding DJ-1/PfpI family protein, translating into MNKLSFLLCSCLLFGFCLTQSRAIAQKCVDPAGEITVTENVPGVQGMVKGKIGVLIEEHFDEAELAGFQQFFPENGYQVEFISYLWGHDKLTFTGNDHRAQVIVSTDITKINLDEYDGIILIGGYAMDRLRYETHLDDDGRSTAPAVRFLRQVVQTDRIKIGTICHSLWLFTAAPDLLKGKKVTSALNIVSDVRNAGGVLQVHDHQPVDIYVDGNLISAKHPAVLNLFMTTFLNELNRRH; encoded by the coding sequence ATGAATAAATTATCGTTTTTATTATGTAGCTGTCTGCTGTTTGGTTTCTGTCTCACCCAGAGCCGTGCTATTGCTCAGAAATGTGTTGATCCGGCTGGTGAAATAACCGTCACGGAGAATGTTCCGGGCGTACAGGGTATGGTCAAAGGGAAAATCGGTGTATTGATCGAAGAACATTTCGATGAAGCTGAACTGGCCGGATTTCAGCAGTTTTTTCCTGAAAATGGTTATCAGGTTGAGTTTATTTCTTATTTATGGGGGCACGATAAACTCACATTTACCGGGAATGATCACCGGGCTCAGGTCATTGTGAGTACGGATATTACAAAAATTAATCTGGATGAATATGACGGAATTATCCTGATTGGTGGATATGCAATGGACCGGTTGAGATATGAAACTCATCTGGATGATGATGGCCGTTCAACGGCACCCGCAGTCCGGTTTTTACGACAGGTTGTGCAAACAGACAGAATTAAAATCGGTACCATTTGTCACTCTTTATGGCTGTTTACGGCCGCGCCAGATTTACTGAAAGGGAAAAAGGTGACATCAGCCTTGAATATTGTATCTGATGTCCGGAATGCCGGGGGGGTATTGCAGGTTCATGATCACCAGCCGGTAGATATTTATGTGGATGGCAATTTAATTTCTGCAAAACATCCGGCAGTGTTAAATTTGTTTATGACCACATTTTTGAATGAATTAAATCGTCGCCATTGA
- a CDS encoding class II fumarate hydratase, which produces MTQSYRTETDSMGTIQVPEDALYQAQTQRAADNFHLSHHVMPEDFIQALALIKQAAATTNTQLGLLEGDIAVAICDAAQEIIDGRHLSHFPVSVFQTGSGTSSNMNMNEVLATLASRASGATVSPNDHVNMGQSSNDVIPTAIQVSATLSVEQQLLPALQHLSEIIGAKQRTLTSVIKTGRTHLMDAMPISFAQELSGWQHQIDHAAQAIRQQLPAIKALAQGGTAVGTGINAHPEFAGQFASQLSQITGTDFTTSNNYFFNLSSQDTTVALSGQLKTTAVAMMKIANDLRWMNSGPLAGLGEIELQALQPGSSIMPGKVNPVIPEAVAMAAAQVIGNDTTVTIAGQSGNFQLNVMLPVIAYNISESIHLLSQSAIALADQAIATFQVRHEQVEAPLKKNPILVTALNPVIGYLKAAAIAKKAYQEGRAILDVAEEETDLPRETLEALLDPEKLTHGGLAE; this is translated from the coding sequence ATGACTCAATCATACAGAACCGAAACCGATAGTATGGGCACCATTCAGGTCCCTGAAGACGCGCTGTATCAGGCACAAACACAACGGGCAGCCGATAATTTTCATCTCAGTCATCATGTGATGCCCGAAGATTTTATACAGGCATTGGCCCTGATTAAGCAGGCGGCAGCAACAACCAATACACAACTTGGGTTATTAGAGGGGGATATTGCCGTCGCTATCTGTGACGCCGCACAGGAAATTATCGATGGCAGGCACCTGAGTCATTTCCCGGTCAGTGTTTTTCAGACCGGTTCAGGCACCAGCTCAAACATGAATATGAATGAAGTACTGGCTACACTCGCGAGCCGCGCATCAGGCGCCACGGTCAGTCCCAATGATCATGTCAACATGGGACAGAGCAGTAATGATGTCATCCCCACGGCAATTCAGGTCAGCGCAACATTATCTGTTGAACAACAGTTACTACCGGCATTGCAACACCTGAGTGAAATCATCGGAGCCAAACAGCGAACACTCACATCTGTGATCAAAACCGGCAGAACACACCTGATGGATGCCATGCCTATCAGCTTTGCCCAGGAACTCAGCGGATGGCAACATCAAATTGACCACGCAGCACAGGCTATCCGTCAGCAATTACCTGCTATCAAAGCGCTGGCTCAGGGGGGGACTGCCGTTGGTACCGGCATTAATGCCCATCCGGAATTTGCCGGTCAGTTTGCCAGCCAGTTATCACAAATCACCGGCACAGATTTTACCACCAGCAATAACTACTTTTTTAATCTCAGTAGTCAGGACACCACAGTCGCCCTGTCCGGACAATTAAAAACCACGGCTGTTGCCATGATGAAAATCGCAAACGATCTGCGCTGGATGAATTCCGGACCACTGGCCGGATTAGGAGAGATAGAGTTGCAGGCTCTACAGCCCGGCTCTTCCATCATGCCGGGGAAAGTGAACCCGGTGATTCCTGAAGCTGTTGCGATGGCGGCAGCACAGGTGATCGGCAATGACACCACGGTCACCATCGCCGGACAATCCGGAAACTTTCAGCTGAACGTGATGCTGCCGGTCATCGCGTACAATATTTCTGAGAGCATTCATTTGTTAAGCCAGAGTGCAATCGCGCTGGCAGATCAGGCGATTGCCACTTTTCAGGTCAGGCATGAACAGGTTGAAGCGCCTCTGAAAAAAAATCCGATACTGGTCACCGCACTGAACCCGGTGATTGGTTATCTGAAAGCGGCTGCTATTGCGAAAAAAGCCTATCAGGAAGGCCGGGCGATTCTCGATGTTGCGGAAGAAGAGACCGATCTGCCAAGAGAGACACTCGAAGCACTACTGGATCCGGAAAAACTGACTCACGGTGGTCTGGCTGAATAA
- a CDS encoding TetR/AcrR family transcriptional regulator yields MSPEAKHSADKQSTDKQSTDLLPLRERKKQRTQRALADAALQLFSEKGYSATTLDELVDQVEVSKRTFFRYFASKEDVAIAAETELWLTYIAQVEALDIQGNLLTFLRETLITSLHHMPPDWTARYLLTRYVVAHAGGSVLYDHSEAASLKAQRQLLETLSEKLVRDCREDVRFRMLGELVLSAWRCGASNWVAGRGAGKDADRGEGGLERLIIRIEEAFDAIPSSLALAV; encoded by the coding sequence ATGTCGCCTGAAGCTAAACACTCCGCAGATAAGCAATCCACAGATAAGCAATCCACAGATTTGCTGCCACTCAGAGAAAGAAAAAAACAGAGAACTCAGCGCGCCCTTGCGGATGCCGCACTACAACTGTTTTCTGAAAAGGGCTATTCAGCCACGACACTGGATGAACTAGTCGATCAGGTTGAGGTTTCCAAACGAACATTTTTCCGCTACTTCGCTTCGAAAGAGGACGTGGCGATTGCTGCCGAAACAGAGCTTTGGCTGACTTATATCGCACAGGTTGAAGCTCTGGATATTCAGGGCAATCTGCTGACTTTTCTCCGGGAAACACTGATCACTTCACTGCACCATATGCCGCCGGACTGGACAGCAAGGTATCTGCTCACCCGCTATGTGGTCGCACATGCCGGCGGCTCTGTATTGTACGATCATTCCGAAGCTGCATCACTCAAAGCACAGCGTCAACTGCTCGAAACGCTGAGCGAAAAACTGGTCCGGGACTGCCGGGAAGATGTGCGTTTCCGGATGCTGGGGGAGTTGGTCCTCAGTGCCTGGCGGTGTGGTGCCAGCAACTGGGTCGCAGGCAGAGGAGCAGGCAAAGATGCAGACCGTGGTGAGGGTGGTCTGGAAAGGCTGATCATTCGGATTGAGGAAGCGTTTGATGCGATTCCGTCAAGTTTGGCGTTGGCGGTTTAG
- a CDS encoding LysR family transcriptional regulator: MNPVYQSLPQIQIFLVVVEKGSFQAAASQLNLPRSSVSKKIQQLEETLGQALFKRSTRRLTITEFGLALAEQTRTLPDIVTRVDRLKEQVHAQPAGKVRISTGIMLGQSCLVPLLAEIRLRMPAIELDISFNDEPVDMLAEGVDIALRTGTLPDSSLIAKQIGQITWCWYASPEYLTRYGQPKTPDDLSQHQCLAFKNSHIAGHHWAFYQPEKETYSVQVKAAITTDNSRALTDMACAGLGIMMITPQVVREEIASGRLVQVLTDWQHPDSAPIHLIGFRKSQRSRAVESVWQYLVKHLKA; this comes from the coding sequence ATGAACCCGGTTTATCAGTCATTACCACAGATTCAGATTTTTCTGGTTGTGGTTGAAAAAGGCAGTTTTCAGGCAGCGGCCAGTCAGCTCAACCTGCCGAGATCCTCTGTCAGCAAGAAAATTCAGCAACTCGAAGAAACCTTAGGTCAGGCATTATTTAAGCGCTCGACCCGCCGGTTGACCATCACAGAATTCGGGTTAGCACTGGCAGAACAGACCCGCACACTGCCGGACATCGTAACCCGTGTGGACCGCCTGAAAGAACAGGTGCATGCCCAGCCCGCCGGTAAAGTCCGGATCAGCACCGGCATCATGCTGGGACAATCCTGCCTGGTGCCACTACTGGCGGAAATTCGCCTGCGCATGCCAGCCATTGAACTGGACATCAGCTTCAATGACGAACCAGTGGATATGCTGGCTGAAGGCGTGGATATCGCATTAAGGACAGGCACTCTGCCTGACTCCTCACTGATCGCGAAACAGATCGGTCAAATTACGTGGTGCTGGTATGCCTCACCGGAATACCTGACGCGTTATGGTCAGCCGAAAACACCGGATGATTTGAGTCAGCACCAATGTCTGGCTTTTAAAAACAGCCACATAGCCGGTCATCACTGGGCCTTTTATCAACCGGAAAAAGAGACATACTCAGTTCAGGTCAAAGCTGCAATTACCACGGATAACAGCCGGGCTCTGACGGATATGGCATGTGCCGGTTTAGGGATCATGATGATCACGCCACAGGTTGTCCGGGAAGAAATTGCATCGGGCCGTTTGGTTCAGGTACTGACGGACTGGCAGCACCCGGATAGTGCACCGATTCATCTGATCGGTTTCAGAAAATCACAACGCAGCCGGGCTGTCGAAAGTGTCTGGCAATATTTGGTCAAACATCTGAAGGCATAA
- a CDS encoding lactoylglutathione lyase family protein: protein MMVTVSETYPKTFSHIGISVPDLDAAVKFYTKVLGWYLIMPATEITEDNSAIGEMCSDVFGVNWRKFRIAHLSTGDRIGIELFEFNNQQQPENNFEYWKTGVFHFSVQDPNLEELAEKIVAAGGKKRMKAPRYYYPGEKPYRMIYMEDPFGNIIEIYSHSYELHYSSGAYGA from the coding sequence ATGATGGTCACTGTATCTGAAACATACCCAAAAACCTTTTCTCATATTGGTATCTCGGTTCCGGATCTTGATGCAGCTGTTAAGTTTTATACGAAAGTGCTTGGCTGGTATTTAATTATGCCAGCGACAGAAATCACTGAAGACAATTCAGCAATTGGCGAGATGTGCTCCGATGTATTCGGAGTAAACTGGAGAAAATTTCGTATCGCCCATTTATCAACCGGCGATCGGATCGGGATTGAACTGTTTGAGTTCAACAATCAGCAACAACCCGAAAATAATTTTGAATACTGGAAAACCGGCGTCTTTCACTTCTCTGTTCAGGATCCGAATCTGGAAGAACTGGCAGAAAAAATTGTTGCCGCTGGCGGGAAAAAGCGGATGAAAGCCCCCCGCTATTATTACCCCGGAGAAAAGCCATACCGTATGATTTATATGGAAGACCCATTTGGTAATATCATAGAGATATACAGCCACAGCTACGAGCTTCATTATTCCAGCGGTGCATATGGCGCCTGA
- a CDS encoding alkene reductase produces the protein MTHALFQPIQLGHVTLKNRIVMPPMTRSRASQPGNIANDMMAKYYAQRASAGLIIAEGTQISALGQGYAWTPGIYTAQQIEGWKKVTKAVHDKGGVIFAQLWHVGRVTHPDNTGGEQPISASAIKAENVQVFVDNGTQAPGFVDVVTPREMKKNDIKQVIEEYRQAALNAVDAGFDGIELHAANGYLINQFIDSGSNQRHDEYGGSLENRLRFLAEVVTAVTRAIGADRVGVRLAPFTSLNGTIDSNPALTYTEAAKLMNTCQIAYLHIAEVDWDDAPETPLSFRIAVRDAYEGTLIYAGRYTAEKAEATLKAGHADMIGFGRPFIANPDLPDRLKHNFPLATHDAGTLFGGGEHGLTDYPPYNPSHNM, from the coding sequence ATGACACATGCGCTTTTTCAACCCATTCAACTGGGCCATGTTACACTCAAAAACCGGATAGTCATGCCGCCGATGACACGGTCGCGGGCCTCACAACCCGGAAATATAGCCAATGACATGATGGCAAAATATTATGCACAACGAGCCAGCGCCGGATTAATTATTGCCGAAGGCACTCAGATTTCCGCCCTTGGTCAGGGGTATGCGTGGACACCCGGAATCTATACTGCACAACAGATTGAGGGATGGAAAAAGGTGACCAAAGCCGTTCATGACAAAGGTGGGGTTATCTTCGCTCAGCTCTGGCATGTTGGCCGCGTTACTCATCCGGATAATACCGGTGGTGAACAACCCATTTCGGCTTCTGCTATCAAGGCAGAAAATGTTCAGGTCTTTGTCGACAACGGCACTCAAGCCCCCGGTTTTGTGGACGTCGTGACGCCGAGAGAAATGAAAAAAAATGATATAAAGCAAGTCATTGAAGAGTATAGGCAAGCCGCCCTTAATGCAGTGGATGCAGGCTTTGATGGCATAGAATTGCACGCCGCCAATGGCTATCTGATTAATCAGTTCATCGACTCAGGTTCCAATCAGCGTCATGATGAATATGGCGGCTCACTGGAAAACCGGCTGCGCTTTCTGGCGGAAGTTGTGACCGCCGTAACCCGTGCGATTGGTGCTGACAGGGTTGGTGTTCGCCTGGCTCCGTTTACCTCTCTGAATGGCACGATTGACAGTAATCCCGCGCTGACATATACAGAGGCTGCGAAACTGATGAACACCTGTCAGATTGCTTATCTTCATATTGCGGAAGTTGATTGGGATGATGCACCGGAAACACCATTGTCATTCAGGATCGCTGTCAGGGACGCTTATGAAGGCACTTTAATTTATGCGGGCCGTTATACTGCGGAAAAAGCAGAAGCGACGCTCAAAGCAGGGCATGCCGATATGATTGGCTTCGGACGTCCGTTTATTGCCAATCCGGACTTACCAGACCGGCTTAAACACAACTTTCCGTTAGCTACCCACGATGCCGGGACACTCTTCGGTGGCGGAGAACATGGTCTGACTGATTATCCACCGTACAATCCGTCACACAACATGTAA
- a CDS encoding HAD family hydrolase, with amino-acid sequence MASEQIKNVVFDIGNVIVRWSPVEIIRLTFGSAVSPESMAQSIFQSPVWLNLNKGLISETEAKLQYQQAHYLSAEECERLFYYVKHTQLLIYGSTDLLKRVKNAGYGVYALTDNVKEIVSYLKMTYDFWELFDGTTVSASVGLLKPQPEIYQLLLSQYGLVAAETVFIDDMPHNVAGARAAGISAIQFENATQCEQDLKMLGLSF; translated from the coding sequence ATGGCGTCAGAGCAGATTAAGAATGTTGTGTTTGATATCGGTAATGTTATTGTCCGCTGGTCTCCGGTTGAGATCATCCGGCTGACATTTGGGTCTGCCGTATCTCCTGAATCAATGGCTCAATCCATATTTCAAAGCCCTGTCTGGTTAAACCTGAACAAGGGGCTTATTTCTGAAACAGAAGCAAAACTTCAGTATCAGCAGGCGCATTACTTGTCGGCTGAAGAGTGTGAGCGGCTGTTTTACTATGTGAAGCATACCCAACTGCTGATCTACGGTTCCACAGACTTACTTAAACGTGTGAAAAATGCCGGATATGGCGTTTACGCACTGACCGATAATGTGAAAGAAATTGTCAGTTACCTGAAAATGACATATGACTTTTGGGAACTGTTTGACGGTACAACGGTGTCTGCCAGTGTCGGGCTTTTGAAGCCTCAGCCTGAAATCTATCAGTTGCTGCTGTCACAGTATGGCCTGGTTGCAGCTGAAACGGTATTTATTGATGATATGCCACACAACGTTGCCGGTGCCAGAGCTGCTGGAATTTCAGCAATTCAGTTTGAAAATGCTACTCAGTGTGAGCAAGACTTAAAGATGCTCGGGCTGTCTTTCTAG
- a CDS encoding LysR family transcriptional regulator produces the protein MLNPLWLHTFKTLIETGHFTQTAKKLHMTQPGVSQHVKKLESACGHSLIRRENKSFELTEQGRMVYEYALKTARDEADLIECLSFDNPTAGKCILSCSGSLVLSLYPHLLAMQQHSPELQIYLEAAPNHKILHDIQAGITDLGVVTYMPNSSFFQSELIGEDALCLVLPRCYQGQPLTAEILCRCGLIDHPDAMHYLTVFLDMCGEPELAEINPEMLLKSGYINQLNQILLPVAKGLGFTVLPQSAVENFPGKDEIYVVSTRKPVLETLYLVHLRNRNLPRRYQTIYELFSRILATEE, from the coding sequence ATGTTGAATCCGCTCTGGCTCCATACATTCAAGACCTTGATAGAAACAGGTCACTTCACTCAAACTGCAAAAAAACTCCATATGACTCAGCCCGGTGTGAGTCAGCATGTGAAGAAACTGGAAAGTGCATGTGGTCATTCATTAATCCGTCGGGAAAATAAGAGCTTTGAACTGACTGAGCAGGGACGAATGGTCTACGAATATGCGTTAAAAACGGCCCGGGATGAGGCAGATTTGATTGAGTGTCTGAGTTTTGATAATCCTACAGCCGGAAAGTGTATTTTATCCTGTTCCGGCTCTCTGGTGCTGTCTCTGTATCCGCATCTCCTCGCAATGCAGCAGCATTCTCCGGAGTTACAGATCTATCTTGAAGCCGCACCAAACCATAAAATTTTGCACGATATTCAAGCCGGTATCACTGATCTGGGTGTGGTGACATATATGCCGAACAGCAGCTTTTTTCAAAGTGAGCTGATAGGCGAAGACGCTCTCTGTCTTGTTTTACCCAGATGTTATCAGGGGCAGCCGTTGACGGCTGAAATCTTATGCCGTTGTGGTTTGATTGATCACCCGGATGCCATGCATTATCTGACAGTTTTTCTTGATATGTGCGGAGAACCGGAACTGGCAGAGATTAACCCCGAAATGCTGCTGAAGTCGGGTTATATTAACCAACTGAATCAGATATTGTTGCCAGTGGCTAAAGGACTCGGGTTTACGGTTTTACCGCAAAGCGCGGTAGAAAATTTTCCGGGGAAAGATGAAATTTACGTGGTTTCAACCAGAAAACCAGTTCTGGAAACACTTTATCTGGTCCATCTGCGTAACCGGAATTTACCTCGCCGCTATCAAACAATCTATGAATTATTTTCCCGGATTCTGGCAACAGAAGAATAG
- a CDS encoding SDR family oxidoreductase: protein MNAYTLVTGGTSGIGFAAAEKLIEEGRQVIITGQNRARLEAAAEKLGCMGVVANSGDTDSVRALAKQLRDDNIRLNGLVLNAGVFIPAGFEETTEASYDETFAVNTKGPFFTLQALLPCLENPCAVVFVSTIAVDKGFTGCASYAASKAAAEAFVRVANIELAPRGIRINVLRPGVTATPIQDKAGISDSDKQALFNHMETMALGRVLTASDHAGTISYLLSDASIAMRHAVIQVDGGYVL, encoded by the coding sequence ATGAATGCGTATACATTGGTGACAGGCGGAACCAGCGGTATTGGCTTTGCTGCCGCAGAAAAACTGATTGAGGAAGGCCGTCAGGTCATTATTACCGGACAGAATCGCGCCCGGCTGGAAGCCGCTGCTGAAAAGCTGGGTTGTATGGGAGTGGTGGCAAATAGTGGTGATACAGATTCAGTCAGAGCACTGGCAAAGCAGCTCCGTGACGACAATATTCGCTTAAACGGTTTGGTGTTAAATGCTGGCGTATTTATCCCGGCTGGTTTTGAAGAGACAACCGAAGCCAGTTATGACGAGACATTTGCAGTGAATACCAAGGGGCCATTTTTTACCTTGCAGGCGCTGCTTCCTTGTCTTGAAAATCCTTGTGCAGTGGTGTTTGTCTCGACGATTGCGGTGGATAAAGGATTTACGGGATGCGCCAGTTATGCGGCCAGCAAAGCCGCTGCCGAAGCATTTGTCCGGGTGGCGAATATTGAACTCGCTCCCCGTGGTATCCGGATAAATGTGTTGCGTCCGGGGGTGACGGCCACACCGATTCAGGACAAGGCCGGTATCAGTGATTCCGACAAACAAGCCTTATTTAATCACATGGAAACGATGGCATTAGGCCGGGTGCTGACGGCCAGCGACCATGCCGGTACGATTTCATATCTGCTTTCAGATGCATCCATTGCAATGCGTCATGCAGTGATTCAGGTCGATGGCGGATACGTTTTGTAA
- a CDS encoding AGE family epimerase/isomerase — protein MLRNKISLFFMAISFSSLSLADSPHEKLTNHSSGYTIHQPEIHQYSAFSELISGYITHYDQSNKIISIQTEQGIVYKVLIDENAYAEIVHNLGDKFNNATPYLEKMLTNGRFMYAYGICYPQGKRYNLAAKHIVFSADQDNQYVFERPDWWQHQISQLADFYLDAQFANGVIDYSKYRTNLSLEGRKKGDGIQEAATLSRLVYGFATAYMMTGHDKYWQAAKKGSLYLRQHFKSEKNGNTFWYHAIDVNQHQKMVSSAFSDDYDAIPAYEQIYDLAGLVQTYRISGDPAILQDVKETLELFDQKFKDHSQKGGYFSHIDSQTFSPHAKSLGDNQNKKNWNSVGDHAPAYLINLWLATGEKKYADMLEDTFDTIVKHFPSNTQSPFVNERFDEDWHVDKTYKWQKDSAVVGHNLKIAWNLMRMNSLNAKPEYKRLAENIADKMPVYGLDKLRGGWYDVIDRELKGQEKFHRFAFHDRKAWWQQEQGILAYLILAGTTGSSDYLKLARESLSFYNAWFLDKENGGVYFNVLADGNPYLLGAERNKGSHSMSGYHAFELAYLSAVYNKLLILKQPMDLYFKPQSDGLNHALLRVQPDILPKDRVKIENVWLNGVPYHDFNPTQLTVSLPQGLHDIQVKVRLVPTNI, from the coding sequence ATGTTAAGGAATAAAATTTCTTTATTTTTTATGGCTATTTCATTTTCTTCTCTGAGTTTAGCTGATAGTCCTCATGAAAAATTAACGAATCATTCTTCTGGATATACAATTCATCAACCGGAGATTCATCAGTATTCGGCTTTCTCTGAATTAATTTCAGGATATATTACACATTATGATCAAAGTAATAAAATTATATCGATTCAAACTGAACAGGGGATAGTCTATAAAGTTTTAATTGATGAAAATGCGTATGCAGAAATAGTGCATAATCTCGGGGATAAATTTAATAATGCAACACCATATTTGGAAAAAATGTTGACAAATGGCCGGTTTATGTATGCTTACGGAATATGTTATCCACAAGGTAAGAGATATAATTTAGCAGCCAAACATATCGTTTTTTCAGCCGATCAAGATAATCAATATGTCTTTGAACGTCCGGACTGGTGGCAACATCAAATCAGTCAGTTGGCTGACTTCTATCTTGACGCTCAATTTGCTAACGGCGTCATTGATTACAGTAAGTACCGGACGAATCTATCTCTTGAAGGCAGAAAAAAAGGCGATGGTATTCAGGAAGCCGCGACATTATCCCGGTTAGTTTATGGTTTTGCTACCGCATATATGATGACAGGTCACGATAAATACTGGCAGGCGGCGAAGAAAGGAAGCCTCTATCTGAGGCAGCACTTTAAATCTGAAAAGAATGGCAATACCTTTTGGTATCATGCCATCGATGTGAACCAGCACCAAAAAATGGTGAGTTCAGCTTTTTCTGATGATTATGATGCCATTCCTGCATATGAACAGATTTATGATTTAGCCGGTTTAGTTCAGACATACCGTATTAGTGGCGATCCGGCTATTCTGCAGGATGTAAAAGAGACACTGGAATTATTTGATCAAAAATTCAAAGATCATAGCCAGAAAGGCGGTTATTTTTCTCATATTGATTCACAGACTTTCAGTCCGCATGCGAAGTCTCTTGGCGATAACCAAAATAAGAAAAACTGGAATTCAGTCGGTGATCATGCACCTGCATATCTGATTAACCTCTGGCTTGCTACCGGAGAGAAAAAATACGCGGATATGCTGGAAGATACGTTCGATACCATTGTTAAACATTTTCCATCGAATACCCAGAGTCCGTTTGTGAATGAACGGTTTGATGAAGACTGGCATGTTGATAAAACGTATAAATGGCAAAAAGACTCAGCTGTGGTCGGGCATAATTTAAAAATAGCCTGGAATTTAATGCGGATGAACTCTTTAAATGCTAAACCAGAATATAAACGTCTGGCTGAAAATATCGCAGACAAAATGCCGGTATATGGATTAGATAAACTACGGGGTGGCTGGTACGATGTGATTGACAGAGAACTGAAGGGGCAAGAAAAATTTCACCGTTTTGCATTTCATGACAGAAAAGCATGGTGGCAGCAAGAGCAGGGGATCCTGGCTTATTTAATTTTAGCCGGAACGACCGGAAGTTCTGATTATTTAAAATTAGCCCGTGAGTCCTTATCTTTTTATAATGCCTGGTTCCTGGATAAAGAAAATGGGGGTGTTTATTTTAATGTTCTGGCGGACGGAAACCCTTATCTTTTAGGTGCTGAGCGGAATAAAGGTAGCCATTCTATGTCTGGTTATCATGCCTTTGAATTGGCATATCTTTCTGCTGTATATAATAAATTACTGATATTAAAACAACCAATGGATTTATATTTTAAACCACAGTCTGATGGTTTAAATCATGCTCTGCTCCGTGTTCAGCCAGATATATTACCCAAGGATCGTGTGAAAATAGAAAATGTCTGGCTCAATGGTGTGCCTTATCATGATTTCAATCCAACCCAGCTAACGGTCAGCCTTCCTCAGGGACTGCATGATATTCAGGTCAAAGTAAGACTTGTTCCCACTAATATTTAA
- a CDS encoding MFS transporter, which translates to MSKIIVNETSCDKGPLPYRTVLVLLLLASMLTVMAGAIITPVVEVMRGDLKIDGTAAGLILTMHGLVIAVSSPLAGWLIDRWGRCVPLAAGLVMYGLAGGAGVFAESYQALIASRIIFGLGAALVFTGTTVAMLALYRGTLRDRVMGWRTTATSIGGVIFPLIGGGLATLMSWHAAFGVYLIGLPIGIAVLAMMPASQEKAQKSTRQQGDAMLTLLRQPALTGIFFLVIVQAVMLYALAVFLPQRLAELGYQMPVVASLYMALMSGTSSVIGAYFGRLRQRWSYLALLRWTAVAWVGAFLLLGLSGDLWLLAVGSAITGISNALAFSTTSVMVADFVPEKVLGRAMAVFSTCMFLGQFLSPVLLGALIEQTSLTTGYLMLSGGATLILTVLLLMRQERKLTEKAL; encoded by the coding sequence GTGTCAAAAATAATTGTTAATGAAACCAGCTGCGATAAAGGGCCGTTGCCTTATCGCACTGTGCTGGTATTGCTGTTACTCGCTTCCATGCTCACCGTTATGGCTGGCGCAATCATTACGCCAGTCGTGGAAGTGATGCGGGGTGATCTTAAAATCGACGGGACGGCTGCCGGGCTGATTCTGACGATGCATGGTTTGGTTATTGCGGTCAGCAGCCCACTGGCAGGCTGGCTGATTGATCGGTGGGGGAGGTGTGTTCCGCTGGCAGCCGGGTTGGTGATGTATGGTCTTGCCGGAGGGGCTGGGGTGTTTGCTGAAAGTTATCAGGCATTGATTGCCAGCCGGATCATCTTTGGCCTGGGTGCGGCACTGGTTTTCACCGGGACCACGGTCGCGATGCTGGCGCTTTACCGGGGGACACTGCGGGATCGTGTGATGGGATGGCGAACCACCGCAACCAGTATTGGCGGGGTGATTTTTCCGTTGATTGGCGGCGGGCTGGCGACCTTAATGTCATGGCATGCTGCCTTTGGTGTTTACCTGATCGGTTTGCCGATTGGGATTGCGGTGCTGGCGATGATGCCGGCTTCTCAGGAGAAAGCGCAGAAAAGTACCCGTCAACAGGGTGACGCCATGCTAACTCTGTTACGACAACCGGCATTGACCGGCATTTTCTTTTTGGTGATTGTTCAGGCTGTCATGTTGTATGCACTGGCCGTTTTTCTGCCGCAGCGTCTGGCAGAGCTCGGTTATCAGATGCCTGTTGTCGCTTCTCTTTATATGGCGCTGATGTCTGGCACGTCGAGTGTCATCGGTGCTTATTTTGGCAGGTTGCGGCAACGCTGGTCTTATCTGGCTTTATTGCGTTGGACTGCTGTCGCGTGGGTTGGGGCATTTCTGCTGCTGGGTTTATCCGGTGATTTATGGCTGCTTGCGGTGGGTAGTGCCATCACTGGGATCAGTAATGCACTGGCTTTTTCCACTACCTCGGTGATGGTCGCGGATTTCGTGCCGGAAAAAGTGTTGGGCCGGGCCATGGCGGTGTTCAGTACCTGCATGTTTCTCGGGCAGTTTCTTTCCCCCGTCCTTCTGGGGGCCCTGATTGAACAAACATCCCTCACCACGGGTTATCTCATGTTATCCGGTGGTGCTACCCTGATTCTGACTGTGTTGCTGCTGATGCGTCAGGAACGAAAATTGACGGAAAAGGCCCTTTGA